From one Halosimplex rubrum genomic stretch:
- the aglF gene encoding UTP--glucose-1-phosphate uridylyltransferase AglF encodes MQAVVLAAGEGTRLRPLTEDKPKGMVEVAGKPILTHCFEQLVELGADELLVVVGYKKQAIIDHYEDEFEGVPITYAHQREQKGLAHALLTVEDHIDDDFMLMLGDNIFQANLEDVVNRQAESRADAAFLVEEVPWEEASRYGVCDTNKYGEITDVIEKPDDPPSNLVMTGFYTFTPEILHACHLVQPSNRGEYEISDAIDLLIHSGRTIDAIRMDGWRTDVGYPEDRESAEQRLEEAGAVETDDDAESADATAE; translated from the coding sequence ATGCAAGCCGTCGTACTGGCCGCCGGTGAGGGGACGCGGCTGCGTCCGCTGACCGAGGACAAGCCCAAGGGGATGGTCGAGGTCGCGGGCAAGCCGATCCTGACGCACTGTTTCGAGCAGCTGGTCGAACTCGGCGCCGACGAGTTGCTGGTCGTCGTCGGCTACAAGAAACAGGCCATCATCGACCACTACGAGGACGAGTTCGAGGGCGTGCCGATCACCTACGCCCACCAGCGCGAGCAGAAGGGCCTGGCTCACGCCCTGCTCACCGTCGAGGACCATATCGACGACGACTTCATGCTGATGCTGGGCGACAACATCTTCCAGGCCAACCTCGAAGACGTGGTCAATCGCCAGGCCGAGTCCCGCGCCGATGCGGCCTTCCTCGTCGAAGAGGTTCCCTGGGAAGAAGCGAGCCGCTACGGCGTCTGCGACACCAACAAGTACGGCGAGATCACCGACGTGATCGAGAAGCCCGACGACCCGCCCTCCAATCTCGTGATGACCGGCTTCTACACGTTCACCCCCGAGATCCTCCACGCCTGCCACCTCGTCCAGCCCTCCAATCGCGGCGAGTACGAGATCTCCGACGCGATCGATCTCTTGATCCACTCCGGGCGGACCATTGACGCCATCCGCATGGACGGCTGGCGCACCGACGTGGGCTATCCCGAGGACCGCGAGTCCGCCGAACAGCGACTCGAAGAGGCGGGGGCCGTCGAGACGGACGACGACGCCGAGTCGGCCGACGCCACTGCAGAGTGA
- a CDS encoding NAD-dependent epimerase/dehydratase family protein — protein sequence MRVLVTGGAGFIGGHLAEAFARDGHDVVVLDNFDPYYDTRIKEHNVEVGRAAADDGDGSYDLVEGDVRDADLVADLVADADYVYHQAAQAGVRTDYSPRKYDEVNVDGTLNVLDAARDHDIERLVFASSSSVYGKPRYLPYDEDHLTTPISPYGASKLAGERYAMVYAERYGVPAVALRYFTVYGPRMRPNMAVSNFVSRCLDGEPPVVYGDGSQTRDMTYVADILSANRALLDTDAADGEVMNVGSTDNIDIETLATEIRDQLAPELEIEYADAYEVDADHSHADVSKASELIGYEPTYTIREGVEAFVEWYRDNRGWYEPLVRNS from the coding sequence ATGCGAGTCCTCGTCACCGGTGGCGCCGGCTTCATCGGCGGCCACCTCGCCGAAGCGTTCGCTCGCGACGGTCACGACGTGGTCGTCCTCGACAACTTCGACCCGTACTACGACACGCGGATCAAGGAACACAACGTCGAGGTCGGCCGCGCGGCGGCCGACGACGGCGACGGCAGCTACGACTTGGTCGAAGGCGACGTGCGCGACGCCGACCTCGTCGCCGACCTCGTCGCCGACGCCGACTACGTCTACCATCAGGCCGCCCAGGCCGGCGTCCGCACGGATTACAGCCCTCGCAAGTACGACGAGGTCAACGTCGACGGCACGCTCAACGTCCTGGACGCCGCCCGCGACCACGACATCGAACGGCTTGTGTTCGCGAGCAGTTCGTCGGTGTACGGCAAGCCCCGTTACCTGCCCTACGACGAGGACCACCTCACGACACCGATCAGCCCCTACGGCGCCTCGAAGCTGGCCGGCGAGCGCTACGCGATGGTGTACGCCGAGCGCTACGGCGTCCCCGCGGTCGCGCTGCGCTACTTCACGGTGTACGGCCCGCGGATGCGGCCGAACATGGCCGTCTCGAACTTCGTCTCGCGCTGTCTCGACGGCGAGCCGCCGGTCGTCTACGGCGACGGCTCCCAGACCCGCGACATGACCTACGTCGCGGACATCTTGAGTGCGAACCGGGCCCTGCTCGACACGGACGCCGCCGACGGCGAAGTGATGAACGTCGGCAGCACGGACAACATCGACATCGAGACGCTCGCGACGGAGATCCGCGACCAGCTGGCGCCCGAACTAGAGATCGAATACGCCGACGCCTACGAGGTCGACGCCGACCACAGCCACGCCGACGTGTCCAAGGCCAGCGAGCTGATCGGCTACGAGCCGACCTACACTATCCGCGAGGGCGTCGAAGCGTTCGTCGAGTGGTACCGCGACAATCGCGGGTGGTACGAACCCCTCGTCCGAAACTCCTGA
- a CDS encoding DUF7504 family protein, protein MCSVTEQSQTSIRPGDNVLVCCPSFTGAEPRACLDLLTPDGSTDVHALSVLFTQSPGDHVDAWQRIAGAYPTRMRIVAVDADARSDRTDETAGPDADRSVERVGSPHNLTRLGIRVADCLDEWDGSAETVVVCFQSLTTLLQYVDVESAVEFLDVVTERCAATDAVAHYHLDPEAHDDETIDRLSELFETTLRFDDGEWTVRAGGEE, encoded by the coding sequence ATGTGTTCCGTCACCGAACAGTCGCAGACGTCGATACGACCCGGGGACAACGTGCTCGTCTGCTGCCCGTCGTTCACGGGCGCGGAGCCGCGAGCCTGTCTGGATCTGCTGACGCCCGACGGGTCGACCGACGTACACGCGCTCTCGGTGCTTTTCACCCAGTCTCCCGGGGACCACGTCGACGCCTGGCAGCGGATCGCCGGCGCCTACCCGACCCGGATGCGGATCGTCGCCGTCGACGCCGACGCCCGCTCGGACCGGACGGACGAGACGGCCGGCCCCGACGCCGACCGGTCGGTCGAACGGGTCGGGTCCCCACACAACCTGACGCGCCTCGGGATCCGGGTCGCCGACTGCCTCGACGAGTGGGACGGGTCCGCCGAGACGGTCGTCGTCTGTTTCCAGTCGCTCACGACGCTGTTGCAGTACGTCGACGTCGAGAGCGCGGTCGAGTTTCTCGACGTGGTGACCGAGCGGTGCGCGGCGACCGACGCCGTCGCCCACTACCACCTCGACCCGGAGGCTCACGACGACGAGACCATCGACCGGCTGAGCGAGCTGTTCGAGACGACCCTCCGCTTCGACGACGGCGAGTGGACCGTCCGGGCCGGCGGCGAGGAGTGA